The genomic stretch CGGTGTCGGCCACCGAGTGCACGCCCTCGGCCAGCATCGACGGGGATCCCGTGATGGCGGCGCCCGCGAACTTCGAGATGGCGATGCCGCCGTTGGCCAGCAACGCCGCCACGACGGCCTTGGTTCCGTGACCTCCTCCTGCCATGGGCGCCGACACTACCTGTGCCCGGCATGACGGTGGTTACCCGGGGCGGTGGGCGTGGGCGTCGAGGACGTGGGCGACCGCCGCGGTCACCCGGCGGGCCGTCGGGAGGTGGAGGAACTCGTTCGGGCCGTGGGCGTTGGTGCCGGGGCCGGCGACGCCGGTGATCATGAACTGGGCCTCGGGGAACTGGCGGCCGAGCATCCCCATGAAGGGGATCGTGCCGCCTTCGCCGAGCGACCGGGGTGCCGTCCCGAACGTGGCCTGCGACGCCGCCTCCAGGGCCGCGGCCAGCCACGGCACCTCGGGCGGGGCGTGCCAGCCGGGCTCGGCGCCACCCGGGGTCACCGTCACCCGGGCGCCGTAGGGCGGCTCGGCGGTCAACTGCTGCACCAGCGCGGCGGCGGCGATCTGCGGGTCGGCGGTCGGGGGCACCCGGACGGACAGCTTGGCGGCGCTCGTCGGGCGCAGCACGTTGCCGGCGCTCCCCGGGGGAGGGGCCCCCTCGAAGCCCGTCACCTCGAGCGACGGCTCCCAGGTGCGGGCCACGATGAGCGCCTCGTCGGTGGCGTCGGGCGGTGGGCCGGCGCCGTCGACGAACGGGTACTCGGCGGGGTCGACCGCGCCCACGTCGGCGGCCATCTCCCGGATCTGGCGGCGGCGCACCTCGGGCACGTCGACGTGCAGCTCCGGGGCGAGCAGGCGGCCGGTGGCGGAGTCCTCGATGCGGTCGAGCAGGCTGCGCAGGACCCGGAAGGTCGACGGGACGACGCCACCCGCCGAGCCGGAGTGGATGCCCTCGGTCAGCATGTCGACCCGCAGGGTCATGTCGATCAGGCCCCGCAGCGACGTGGTGACCCAGAGGTGGTCCCAGTCGGCGCAGCTCGAGTCGAGCGCCACCACCAGCGACGGCGTGCCCAGGCGCTCGCCGTACTCCTGCAGGTAGGCGGGCAGGTCGGGGCTGCCGGACTCCTCGCTGGCCTCGATCAGCACCACGCAGCGGGCGTGCTCGCCGCCCGCGGCCCGGTTGGCGGCGATGGCGGTGAGCGCGGCGAACACGGCGTAGCCGTCGTCGGCGGCGCCCCGGCCGTACAGGCGCTCCCCCTCGATCACCGGCTCCCAGGGTCCGAGGCCGTCGCGCCAACCCTCGAACGGCGGCTGCTTGTCGAGGTGGCCGTACAGGATCACGGTGTCGTTCGCGTCGGTGGCCGCGGTGTCGACGCCGGAGGTCGCGGGCACGTCGACCAGCAGCAGCGGCGAGCGCTCGGGAAGCTCCAGCACCTCGACCGTCGCCCCGTCGAGCCCCTCGGCCACCCGCTGCTCGCACCACAGCCGCAGCAGCTCGACGGCCTTGGTCATGTGGCCCGCGGCGGCCCACTCGGGGTCGTAGGCCACCGACACGTTGGGGATGCGGATGAACTCGTGCAGCACGTCGATGACGTGCCCGTCCCAGGCCCGGTCGACGTGCGTGGTGGCGGTGGCCGCGTCGAGTGACATGCCCGCGAGTCAATCAGCCGAAGAACCAGGAGGCGTACATCGTGGCCCGTGAGGCAGGATGCCTGCATGCGATGTGCAGGGATGTCGTGGGTGCGGGTGGCTCTGGTCACCGGCCTGGTGGTTCTGGTCGCCGCGTGTTCGGGCGACGACGACGGGGGCGAAGGCTCGGGGGAGCGGGACGCCGCGCCCGCCGAGGAGGTGGTCGACCCGTACCACGGCCACACCAGCGAGGTCTACGGCGGCACCACCAACTGGCTGTGCCACCCCGACCTCGAGGAGGACGAGTGCACCGACCTGTCCGCCACCGAGGTCGCCCCCGACGGGACCGTCAGTCGGGCCGACCTCGTCGCGTCCGACGACCCGCCCGTCGACTGCTTCTACGTGTACCCGACGGTGTCGCTGGACGCGACGCCCAACAGCGACCTGGAGCCCGACGAGCAGGAGCGCTCGACGGTCGGGTCGCAGGCGGCACCGTTCGCCACGACGTGCCGGGTGTTCGCCCCCGTGTACCCGCAGGTGACGCTGGGCCAGATCGGTGGGGGAGGGTTCGCCGACGCGGGGCCGATCGCCTACGCCGGCGCCCTCGACGCCTGGCAGACCTACGTCTCGCAGTACAACGAGGGGCGGGGCGTGATCCTCATCGGCCACTCGCAGGGCACCGGGATCCTCAACCAGCTCATCGCCGAGGAGATCGACACGAACCCCGACCTGCGGTCGCGGCTGGTGTCCGCGGTGCTGCTGGGCGGGGCCGTGCGGGTGCCGGACGGTGAGCTGGTCGGCGGGTCGTTCCAGAACGTGCCCGGGTGCACGTCGGCCGACGAGACGGGCTGCGTCATCGGCTTCTCCTCGTACCCGACGGCGTCGCCGCCCGAGGACGGCGCCATCTTCGGTCAGGTGGGCGGTGGCCCGACCCCCGAGCAGGGCGCGCCCACGGACCGGGCGCTGTGCGTCGACCCCGTCGCTCTGGCCGGCGGCAACGGGCTGGCCGACTCGATCGTGCCGGTCGCCGGGCCGTTGATCGGCGGCGGTGACCTGAGTGCCGCCGGCGACTTCGACACCCGCTACGTCGTGCTGCCGGAGGTCCTGAAGGCCTCGTGCGAGACGCAGGGCGTCTACACCTTCTTCTCCGCGGCGCCGGCATCGGCGGCAGATCCCCGGGCCGTCACCGTGGAGGGCCTGCTCGCCGAGAGTCTCGGCGACGCCTGGGGGCTCCACCTCCAGGACGCCCAGCTCGCCATGGGCGACCTGCTGGAGGTCGCGGCCCGTCAGGCGGAGGCGTTCACGTCGGGCTCGGCATCGGACTGAGGCCGAGGTTGCTCCTGCCCCGGTTCCGGCTCCTTGGCGAGCGCGTCGGCGACGGCGGCGGCCACGGTGACGGCGGCGAGGGTCGCCAGGGCCGCGGTCGCCGTGACCTCGGTCGCGAGAGGGATGACCGCCAGCGCGGCGGCCGCGGCGAGGAGCTGTGACGGCCGGGGCCTCAGGCCGATGCGCAGGCGGATCGCTGCCAGGGCGCCGAAGAACGCCGCCACGCCGCCGCCGAGCGCCACCGCGGCGACGTCGTGCAGCACGTCGTCGGGGTGGCTGAGCGCCAGCTTGATGCCCAGCGCCGACAGGACGATGCCCAGCGTGAGCGGGATGTGCAGGTAGCTGTAGATGTCGCGGGCGAGGCTCGACTGGGGGAGGCCCGTGCGGTTCTGGAGGGCGTGCTCGGCGTGGGTCGCCTCGCCGGCGAAGTAGGCCCACCACAGCCCGCCGGCCAGAGCGACGGCGAGGAGCGCCGAGGTGGCCAGCTGGACGTCGACGTCGCCCGTCGCCCCGGCACCGATCGCCACGATCGACTCGCCCAGGGCGATGATCAGGATCAGCCCGTGGCGCTCGACGAAGTGGGGCACGTCGACCTGCCAGCCCGCCACGCCGAAGAGGTAGGGGCCGGCGTAGGTGAGGACCACGGCGACGATCCACAGGGCGAGCTGCACGTCGCCGTGGGTGAGGCCGGCGACCATCAGGACGGCGCCGGGGATGAGGTTGGTGGGCGCCAGGCGGGCGATCGCGGCGCGGGTGAGGTCGCGGCGCTCGCCGGCGACCGCGAACAGCACGGCGTGGAAGACCATCACCAGGAGGTACGCGGCTGCGAAGGCGACGCCGCTGCCGTCGAAGGCCGTGGGCACGGCGAGGGCGACCACCAGCATCGACGCCATGCCGGCGAGGAGGACCAGGCGGGGCGCGCCCTCGGTCGGCACGGCGTTGGTGAGCCAGGCGTAGGCGCCCCAGGCCCACCAGAGGACCGCGAAGACGAGGAGGCCGTGGACGAGGCCGGTCCAGTTCAGGTCGTGGGCGAGGCTGGCGGTGACCTGGGTGAAGGCGAATACGAACACCAGGTCGAAGAACAGCTCGAAGGTCGAGACCCTTCGGTCGGTCGTCGGCATCGCCACTAACCTGCCACGAGCGCTCGGCCCCAGTAGCTCAGCGGATAGAGCATCGGTTTCCTAAACCGTGTGTCGCAGGTTCGAGTCCTGCCTGGGGCGCCCGCCGTCGTCCCTGGTAGCGACGCATCTCGGGCGTCAATCAGCTCAGCTCCGAGGTGTACCGGATGCACCGCAGACGGTTTGCTTGGCGCGATACACCGTTGGTACACCTCGCCGCCAGCAGCAGCAGGAAGTCGGAGAGATCCCCGAGCTGCGTGTATTCATTACTATGGTTATAGTACTTAGTCATGCGGCTCAAGGGGAAGGTGGCACTGGTCGTCGGCGGCGGTCAGGCCGACGGCGAGGCATTGGGCAACGGTCGCGCCGTGTCGCTGCTCTTCGGGCGTGAGGGGGCCCACGTCGTGGTCGCCGACCGCGACATGGCCTCCGCCGAGGTCACCGCGAAGCTCGTGGCCGACGTCGGCGGGACGTCCTCGGCGGTGCACCTCGACGTGACCGACGAGGATTCGGTGCGCGCCGCGGTCGAGCACTGCCGCACCCTCGGTCCCCGGCTCGACGTGCTGCACAACAACGTCGGCATCAGCGCCGAGGGCGGCGACGTCGCCTCGGTCACCGACCTCGACGCTGCGGTCTTCGACCACATCGTCGCCGTGAACCTGCGGGGCATGGCCCTTGTGTGCAAGCACGCCGTGCCACTCATGCGGGCCCAACGGTCGGGCGCCATCGTGAACATCGCCTCGATCGCCGTCCGCCTGCCCTACTCGCTGGTGACCTACAAGATCACGAAGGCCGGTGTGGTGGCCCTGACCGAGCACCTGGCCATGGTCAACGCCCCGTACGGCATCCGGGCCAACGCCATCCTGCCCGGGCTGATCGACACGCCGATGGGCGTGGATCGCAAGGTGGTCGCGTCGGGCCGCTCGCGCGCCGAGATCGTGGCCGAGCGCGATGCCCGCGTCCCGCTGGGCCACATGGGCACGGCCTGGGACGTGGCGCACGCGGCGCTGTTCCTGGCATCCGACGAGGCCGGCTTCGTGACTGGAGCGGCGCTGCCAGTCGATGGCGGCATGGGCCTCGACGTCGGTGGCAGTGGCCACCGGCCCCCACCGCCCGTCGGCGACGCGACGCCAGGAGGTTGACTTGATGAGCACGGATGCGCTGGACCCCTTCACCGGTCGCAACGTCGGCTGGCTCCTGGCCCAGCGGGCCCAGGCCCACCCGGAGCGGGAGTGCGTGGTGTGGGACGACCTCGACGGCGACGTCCGGCGCTGGACCTACCGGCAGCTCGTCGACCGGGTCGACGCCGTGGCCGCAGGCTTCGCCGCCCACGGCGTCGGGCCGGGTGACCGGGTCTGCGTACACATGGACAACTCGCCCGACTTCGTGTTCACGTGGCTGGGCCTGCTGACGCTGGGCGCCGTCGCGGTCACCACCAACACCCGCAGCTCCCCCGAGGAGGTGGACTACTTCCTCGACCGGAGCCGGGCCGTCGCCGTTGCGACGGAGGTGGGGCGAGAAGGGATCGTGGCCCGGGCGCTGTCGGCGCCCCGGGTGCGGCTCCTGGTCCTCGGCGGTGGGGGCGACCTGCCACCGGTCGACGTCCCGGACCGGGTCCGGGTGACCAGCGTCGACGATCTCGCGACGGCGACCCGCGGCACGACGGAGGGGCCGCGGTCGAGCGACCTCGCGGGGGTGCAGTTCACGTCGGGCACCACGTCGCGGCCCAAGGGCGTCGTTTGGACACAGGCGAA from Acidimicrobiales bacterium encodes the following:
- a CDS encoding SDR family NAD(P)-dependent oxidoreductase, producing the protein MRLKGKVALVVGGGQADGEALGNGRAVSLLFGREGAHVVVADRDMASAEVTAKLVADVGGTSSAVHLDVTDEDSVRAAVEHCRTLGPRLDVLHNNVGISAEGGDVASVTDLDAAVFDHIVAVNLRGMALVCKHAVPLMRAQRSGAIVNIASIAVRLPYSLVTYKITKAGVVALTEHLAMVNAPYGIRANAILPGLIDTPMGVDRKVVASGRSRAEIVAERDARVPLGHMGTAWDVAHAALFLASDEAGFVTGAALPVDGGMGLDVGGSGHRPPPPVGDATPGG
- a CDS encoding DUF3089 domain-containing protein — encoded protein: MRCAGMSWVRVALVTGLVVLVAACSGDDDGGEGSGERDAAPAEEVVDPYHGHTSEVYGGTTNWLCHPDLEEDECTDLSATEVAPDGTVSRADLVASDDPPVDCFYVYPTVSLDATPNSDLEPDEQERSTVGSQAAPFATTCRVFAPVYPQVTLGQIGGGGFADAGPIAYAGALDAWQTYVSQYNEGRGVILIGHSQGTGILNQLIAEEIDTNPDLRSRLVSAVLLGGAVRVPDGELVGGSFQNVPGCTSADETGCVIGFSSYPTASPPEDGAIFGQVGGGPTPEQGAPTDRALCVDPVALAGGNGLADSIVPVAGPLIGGGDLSAAGDFDTRYVVLPEVLKASCETQGVYTFFSAAPASAADPRAVTVEGLLAESLGDAWGLHLQDAQLAMGDLLEVAARQAEAFTSGSASD
- a CDS encoding M20/M25/M40 family metallo-hydrolase, with the translated sequence MSLDAATATTHVDRAWDGHVIDVLHEFIRIPNVSVAYDPEWAAAGHMTKAVELLRLWCEQRVAEGLDGATVEVLELPERSPLLLVDVPATSGVDTAATDANDTVILYGHLDKQPPFEGWRDGLGPWEPVIEGERLYGRGAADDGYAVFAALTAIAANRAAGGEHARCVVLIEASEESGSPDLPAYLQEYGERLGTPSLVVALDSSCADWDHLWVTTSLRGLIDMTLRVDMLTEGIHSGSAGGVVPSTFRVLRSLLDRIEDSATGRLLAPELHVDVPEVRRRQIREMAADVGAVDPAEYPFVDGAGPPPDATDEALIVARTWEPSLEVTGFEGAPPPGSAGNVLRPTSAAKLSVRVPPTADPQIAAAALVQQLTAEPPYGARVTVTPGGAEPGWHAPPEVPWLAAALEAASQATFGTAPRSLGEGGTIPFMGMLGRQFPEAQFMITGVAGPGTNAHGPNEFLHLPTARRVTAAVAHVLDAHAHRPG
- a CDS encoding low temperature requirement protein A; translated protein: MPTTDRRVSTFELFFDLVFVFAFTQVTASLAHDLNWTGLVHGLLVFAVLWWAWGAYAWLTNAVPTEGAPRLVLLAGMASMLVVALAVPTAFDGSGVAFAAAYLLVMVFHAVLFAVAGERRDLTRAAIARLAPTNLIPGAVLMVAGLTHGDVQLALWIVAVVLTYAGPYLFGVAGWQVDVPHFVERHGLILIIALGESIVAIGAGATGDVDVQLATSALLAVALAGGLWWAYFAGEATHAEHALQNRTGLPQSSLARDIYSYLHIPLTLGIVLSALGIKLALSHPDDVLHDVAAVALGGGVAAFFGALAAIRLRIGLRPRPSQLLAAAAALAVIPLATEVTATAALATLAAVTVAAAVADALAKEPEPGQEQPRPQSDAEPDVNASA